One region of Halomicrobium sp. LC1Hm genomic DNA includes:
- a CDS encoding arginase family protein, whose amino-acid sequence MFPGAATDPDAADYVVVGAPLDASTTFEPGTRFGPRRVRHYAESFEDYDRRTDQRFTDLAVADHGDIGPTDDVADYLAFLRGTVRDYADDGAIPLLVGGEHTVSVAGVRALDPDVFCCLDAHLDLREEYAGNPLSHATVTRHALDVADRAIVLGARSGCRSEWERASEADVTVVEPDAVADWEPDFEDERVYCSLDIDAADPGFAPGTGTKEPFGLTPRVLRDVVRAVAPHAVGFDVVEVNDRDDGQAAVLAGKLLRSFVFAHADS is encoded by the coding sequence GCGCGGCCACAGACCCCGACGCGGCCGACTACGTCGTCGTCGGTGCGCCACTCGACGCCTCGACGACGTTCGAGCCCGGAACGCGCTTCGGGCCGCGCCGCGTCCGCCACTACGCCGAGTCGTTCGAGGACTACGATCGGCGGACCGACCAGCGGTTCACCGACCTCGCGGTCGCCGACCACGGCGACATCGGTCCGACCGACGACGTGGCCGACTATCTGGCCTTTCTCCGCGGGACCGTCCGGGACTACGCCGACGACGGGGCGATACCGCTCCTGGTCGGCGGGGAACACACCGTCTCTGTCGCCGGGGTTCGGGCGCTCGATCCGGACGTGTTTTGCTGTCTCGACGCCCACCTCGACCTCCGCGAGGAGTACGCCGGCAACCCCCTGAGCCACGCGACCGTCACGCGTCACGCGCTGGACGTCGCCGACCGGGCGATCGTCCTGGGTGCCCGCAGCGGCTGTCGAAGCGAGTGGGAGCGTGCGAGCGAGGCCGACGTGACCGTCGTCGAGCCCGACGCGGTCGCGGACTGGGAGCCCGACTTCGAGGACGAGCGGGTGTACTGCTCGCTCGACATCGACGCCGCCGATCCGGGCTTCGCGCCCGGCACGGGGACCAAAGAGCCGTTTGGGCTGACCCCACGTGTGCTACGCGACGTGGTTCGGGCGGTCGCGCCCCACGCCGTCGGCTTCGACGTGGTGGAGGTCAACGACCGCGACGACGGGCAGGCCGCGGTGCTCGCCGGGAAGCTGCTCCGTTCGTTCGTGTTCGCGCACGCGGACAGCTGA
- a CDS encoding VanZ family protein, translating into MSRRLPLVPNWVRWLIVGCVAAVILIVSVLRPGSASRITGPLGVFGIDKYLHVLAYGGLATVLAYALAEWEPRRAAVAVFVLAVAFGFVVELVQLPLAYRQFSRLDVLANAVGASVIAAGWGVVAARLRFEPVAAEATKSPSDGGP; encoded by the coding sequence ATGTCACGTCGGCTCCCACTCGTCCCCAACTGGGTGCGCTGGCTGATCGTCGGCTGCGTCGCAGCCGTGATTCTGATCGTCTCGGTGCTTCGTCCAGGCTCGGCCAGCCGGATAACGGGTCCGCTCGGCGTGTTCGGGATCGACAAGTACCTCCACGTCTTGGCATACGGCGGCCTCGCGACGGTGCTTGCCTACGCGCTGGCCGAGTGGGAGCCACGGAGGGCCGCCGTGGCGGTGTTCGTCCTCGCGGTGGCGTTTGGCTTCGTGGTCGAACTCGTCCAGTTGCCACTGGCCTACCGGCAGTTCAGTCGTCTCGACGTGCTCGCAAACGCCGTCGGCGCGTCCGTGATCGCCGCCGGGTGGGGCGTCGTCGCGGCCAGACTGCGCTTCGAACCGGTCGCAGCCGAGGCGACGAAGTCTCCGTCCGACGGCGGCCCGTAG
- a CDS encoding DUF4013 domain-containing protein — protein sequence MLEDSIKYQLQGDDWLKRVGIGGLVVILGIFVVPLFTFQGYMLEVMRRVLGGDTATPPEWDELDLVEATVDGLRYLLVVLPYTIGALLVAMIPAAIVAVLGVASGNEGLFFVAVLIGVLCYFLGVIAVAVAVPVATANFVRKDSVSAAFDLDVVKTLVTNRTMLVAVLLAFAVNIIASVVGSVLGFTIVGLLAVPWVQFVFQSAIFYVWGSGFADAYEEEYGEPPLTRDTDVSSGDASAPADGTF from the coding sequence ATGTTGGAAGATTCGATCAAGTATCAGTTGCAGGGAGACGATTGGCTCAAGCGTGTCGGGATCGGTGGGCTGGTCGTGATTCTGGGTATCTTCGTCGTGCCGCTGTTTACCTTCCAGGGGTACATGCTCGAAGTCATGCGCCGAGTACTCGGTGGCGATACAGCGACGCCTCCCGAGTGGGACGAACTCGATCTGGTCGAGGCGACGGTCGACGGTCTCAGATACCTCCTCGTCGTGCTCCCGTACACGATCGGTGCGCTGCTCGTCGCGATGATTCCCGCTGCGATCGTCGCCGTCCTCGGAGTGGCGTCCGGGAACGAGGGGCTGTTCTTCGTCGCGGTGTTGATTGGCGTGCTGTGTTACTTCCTGGGCGTGATCGCAGTCGCCGTCGCCGTGCCGGTCGCGACGGCGAACTTCGTCCGTAAGGACAGCGTCTCAGCGGCCTTCGATCTCGACGTCGTCAAGACGCTCGTGACCAACCGGACGATGCTGGTTGCCGTGTTGCTCGCGTTCGCCGTCAACATCATCGCCTCGGTCGTCGGGAGTGTCCTCGGCTTCACGATCGTTGGCTTGCTGGCGGTCCCGTGGGTACAGTTCGTCTTTCAGTCGGCGATCTTCTACGTCTGGGGCAGCGGCTTCGCCGACGCGTACGAAGAAGAGTACGGTGAACCGCCCCTCACTCGCGACACCGACGTGAGTTCCGGCGACGCCAGCGCACCCGCAGACGGGACCTTCTGA
- the purQ gene encoding phosphoribosylformylglycinamidine synthase I: MTVAVVRFGGSNCDRDSVQALSHLGIDTELVWHEDGLPEDVEGVMLPGGFSYGDYLRAGAMAARSPIMQEVREVAAEGVPVLGVCNGAQIGCESALTPGAFTTNRSARFQCEHVHLRVENADTPWTAAYDEGQVVEFPIAHGEGRFEIDDDRLEALEADDRILFKYCDESGAVHDGANPNGSKHNVAGITGEDDTVAVMMPHPERVSLPDIGAVEGQGVLRGFAEA, encoded by the coding sequence CGGTTCGAACTGCGATCGCGACTCTGTGCAGGCACTGTCCCATCTGGGGATCGACACCGAGCTCGTGTGGCACGAGGACGGACTCCCGGAGGATGTCGAGGGCGTCATGCTCCCCGGTGGGTTCTCCTACGGTGACTACCTGCGAGCGGGTGCGATGGCGGCACGGTCGCCGATCATGCAGGAGGTCCGCGAGGTCGCGGCCGAGGGCGTCCCGGTGCTGGGCGTCTGCAACGGTGCGCAGATCGGCTGTGAGTCGGCGCTGACGCCCGGTGCGTTCACGACGAATCGGAGCGCACGCTTCCAGTGTGAGCACGTCCACCTCCGCGTCGAGAACGCCGACACGCCGTGGACGGCCGCCTACGACGAGGGGCAGGTCGTCGAGTTCCCGATCGCGCACGGCGAAGGCCGCTTCGAGATCGACGACGACCGACTCGAAGCACTGGAAGCCGACGACCGGATTCTGTTCAAGTACTGTGACGAGAGCGGCGCGGTCCACGACGGTGCGAACCCGAACGGGTCGAAGCACAACGTCGCCGGCATCACGGGCGAGGACGACACGGTCGCCGTCATGATGCCCCACCCCGAGCGCGTCTCGCTGCCCGACATCGGTGCCGTTGAGGGCCAGGGCGTCCTCCGCGGATTCGCGGAGGCGTAG
- a CDS encoding GNAT family N-acetyltransferase — MDLVEATRDDAELLAEYWFQLASEMEPYSELNELAHDDPEDVVEGIARHHIDGDDTTAFLLEVDDRTVGSVLVREGEHPSRALDRYLQIVDLFVEQGHRSRGHGTAAIECVERLARERGVDYLKVSCEWANEGARSFYEDNGFTEKQVTYTQRVE, encoded by the coding sequence ATGGACCTCGTCGAGGCGACGCGAGACGACGCCGAACTGCTCGCCGAGTACTGGTTCCAGCTGGCCAGCGAGATGGAGCCGTACTCGGAGCTGAACGAACTGGCCCACGACGATCCCGAAGACGTCGTCGAGGGCATCGCACGGCACCACATCGACGGTGACGACACCACGGCCTTCCTGCTGGAAGTCGACGACCGGACGGTCGGCTCGGTGCTCGTCCGGGAAGGCGAACACCCCTCGCGAGCACTGGACAGGTACCTCCAGATCGTCGACCTGTTCGTCGAGCAGGGCCACAGAAGTCGGGGCCACGGCACTGCGGCCATCGAGTGCGTCGAGCGACTCGCGCGCGAACGCGGCGTCGACTACCTGAAAGTCTCCTGTGAGTGGGCCAACGAGGGGGCGCGCAGCTTCTACGAGGACAACGGCTTCACCGAGAAACAGGTGACCTACACGCAACGAGTCGAGTGA
- a CDS encoding archaeosine biosynthesis radical SAM protein RaSEA, with product MSTPTPEVYEQGKGMDAHNKVMREVRSRNDASYDPREPTRVWLDEDNTPDGVYQSLTIILNTGGCRWARAGGCTMCGYVAESVDGGSVAHEDLMAQIQYCLDHEAEEADEKAGLIKIYTSGSFLDEREVGAETRRAIASEFADRDRIVVESLPDFVDRAKVAEFVDAGLETDIAVGLETATDRVRRDCVNKYFDFADFEDAAAQAQAAGGGVKAYLLMKPPFLTESEAIEDMRRSVRKCADVEGCHTVSMNPCNVQRYTMVEELFHDQGYRPPWLWSVCEVLESTADEDVIVVSDPVGHGSDRGPHNCGECDDRAQRAIKDFDLRQDPSVFEQVTCDCEATWDAVVEREASYSVPLAR from the coding sequence ATGAGCACGCCCACGCCCGAAGTCTACGAACAGGGGAAGGGCATGGACGCCCACAACAAGGTGATGCGCGAGGTCCGCTCGCGCAACGACGCGTCCTACGATCCCCGCGAACCGACCCGCGTCTGGCTCGACGAGGACAACACGCCCGACGGCGTCTACCAGAGCCTGACGATCATCCTCAACACCGGCGGCTGCCGGTGGGCCCGCGCCGGTGGCTGTACGATGTGTGGCTACGTCGCCGAGAGCGTCGACGGCGGCAGCGTCGCCCACGAGGACCTGATGGCTCAGATCCAGTACTGTCTCGACCACGAGGCCGAGGAAGCCGACGAGAAGGCCGGCCTCATCAAGATCTACACGTCCGGGAGTTTCCTCGACGAACGCGAGGTCGGTGCCGAGACGCGGCGCGCGATCGCTTCTGAGTTCGCCGACCGCGACCGGATCGTCGTCGAGTCCCTGCCCGACTTCGTCGACCGTGCGAAGGTCGCCGAGTTCGTCGATGCGGGACTGGAGACCGACATCGCGGTCGGCCTCGAAACGGCGACAGATCGCGTTCGCCGGGACTGCGTGAACAAGTACTTCGACTTTGCGGACTTCGAGGACGCGGCCGCACAGGCACAGGCCGCCGGTGGCGGCGTCAAGGCGTATCTCCTGATGAAACCGCCCTTCCTCACGGAGTCGGAGGCGATCGAAGACATGCGACGTTCCGTGCGCAAGTGCGCCGACGTCGAGGGGTGTCACACCGTCTCGATGAACCCCTGTAACGTCCAGCGGTACACGATGGTCGAAGAGCTGTTTCACGACCAGGGGTACCGGCCCCCGTGGCTCTGGTCGGTGTGCGAGGTGCTGGAGTCGACTGCCGACGAGGACGTGATCGTCGTCTCGGACCCCGTCGGCCACGGGAGCGATCGCGGCCCACACAACTGCGGAGAGTGTGACGACCGCGCCCAGCGCGCGATCAAGGACTTCGACCTCCGCCAGGACCCGAGCGTCTTCGAGCAAGTCACCTGTGACTGTGAGGCGACCTGGGACGCCGTCGTCGAGCGCGAAGCGAGTTACTCGGTCCCCCTGGCCCGATAA